From a region of the uncultured Desulfatiglans sp. genome:
- the selB gene encoding Selenocysteine-specific elongation factor: MKQIVLGTAGHIDHGKTSLIKALSGIDTDRLKEEKERGITIELGFAHLELPGGRLIGIVDVPGHEKFVKNMVAGATGIDLVALVIAADEGVMPQTREHLEICELLKIRHGVVVLTKIDMVDEEWLELVREDVREYLSETFLADAPIVEVSSHTGEGLDRLLKVLEEQVLKIPEREMGHLFRLPIDRVFSMKGFGTVITGTTISGSIRLGDEVTIYPQGIDSKIRGIQVHNKEVEEVRAGLRTAVNLQGVEKASIERGNVLATRNGLRPTFMVDVELNLLSSASRKLKNRAKARFHTGTSEIISTVVLLDRDLLEPGSSCYAQIRLDAPTAVLKGDHYVLRSYSPVRTIGGGEILNALPGKKKRFSEAPLAELKKLHTGDLSEVAEVFVRLGRFKGVEEGELPFLANTGRKRIDECLKALKAQKRVVQYDRERGLLIHADFYQRAREELLQTLERYHRDFPLKTGLMKEELRSRTVGSEQPRLFQFLMAQLTAEGRVVQEKEVVRLAEHRVALAEDQEKVRRDLEELYLKGGLQPPYFKELKEQFPGKTAEEVLNVMIQEGLLVKVKEDLFFHRKVMEDLEARLIEFLREHGEITTPQFKDMTDASRKYTIPLIEYFDRTQVTVRVGDSRVLRKR; encoded by the coding sequence CCACGGAAAGACCTCCCTCATCAAGGCCCTTTCGGGCATCGACACGGACCGTCTCAAGGAGGAGAAGGAGCGGGGCATCACCATCGAACTCGGGTTCGCCCACCTGGAGCTGCCGGGCGGGAGGCTCATCGGGATCGTGGATGTCCCCGGACATGAGAAATTCGTCAAGAACATGGTCGCGGGGGCTACGGGGATCGACCTGGTGGCGCTCGTCATCGCGGCGGACGAGGGGGTGATGCCCCAGACGCGTGAGCATCTCGAGATCTGCGAGCTCCTGAAGATCCGGCACGGGGTCGTCGTCCTGACCAAGATCGACATGGTGGACGAGGAGTGGCTGGAACTCGTGCGGGAGGATGTGCGGGAGTATCTATCGGAGACGTTCCTGGCCGATGCGCCGATCGTCGAGGTGTCCTCCCACACCGGGGAGGGGCTGGACAGGCTTTTGAAGGTGCTGGAGGAGCAGGTTTTGAAGATCCCCGAGCGGGAAATGGGGCACCTCTTCAGGCTCCCGATCGACCGGGTCTTCAGCATGAAGGGGTTCGGGACGGTCATCACGGGGACCACCATCTCCGGGAGCATCCGGCTCGGGGACGAGGTCACGATCTATCCCCAGGGGATCGATTCGAAGATCAGGGGGATACAGGTCCACAACAAGGAAGTGGAGGAGGTGCGGGCCGGGCTCCGCACGGCGGTGAACCTGCAGGGGGTCGAGAAGGCCTCGATCGAGCGCGGCAACGTGCTCGCGACGCGCAACGGCCTCAGGCCGACCTTCATGGTCGACGTCGAGCTGAACCTGCTCTCGAGCGCCTCCCGAAAGCTCAAGAACCGCGCCAAGGCCCGCTTTCACACCGGGACCTCCGAAATCATCTCGACGGTGGTCCTGCTCGACCGGGATCTGCTCGAACCCGGGTCGAGCTGCTACGCCCAAATCCGGCTCGACGCCCCCACGGCGGTCCTCAAAGGCGACCACTACGTCCTGCGCAGCTACTCGCCGGTCCGTACCATCGGCGGCGGAGAGATCCTCAACGCCCTGCCCGGGAAGAAAAAGCGCTTTTCCGAGGCCCCGCTGGCGGAGCTCAAGAAGCTGCACACCGGCGACCTGAGCGAGGTGGCGGAGGTCTTCGTCCGGCTGGGGCGCTTCAAGGGCGTGGAAGAGGGCGAGCTGCCGTTTCTGGCCAACACGGGCAGGAAGAGGATCGACGAGTGCCTGAAGGCCCTCAAGGCGCAGAAGCGGGTCGTCCAGTATGACCGGGAGCGCGGGCTGCTCATCCATGCCGACTTCTACCAGCGGGCCAGAGAGGAACTGCTGCAGACCCTCGAGCGCTACCATCGGGACTTTCCTCTGAAGACCGGCCTCATGAAGGAGGAGCTGCGCTCCCGCACAGTCGGGTCCGAGCAGCCGCGGCTCTTCCAGTTTCTGATGGCGCAGCTGACGGCCGAGGGGCGGGTGGTCCAGGAAAAGGAGGTCGTCCGGCTGGCCGAGCATCGGGTCGCTCTGGCCGAGGACCAGGAAAAGGTGCGCCGGGACCTCGAGGAGCTGTACCTGAAGGGCGGCCTGCAGCCCCCCTACTTCAAGGAGCTGAAGGAGCAGTTCCCCGGCAAGACAGCCGAGGAGGTGCTCAACGTCATGATCCAGGAAGGGCTGCTCGTCAAGGTGAAGGAAGACCTCTTCTTCCACCGCAAGGTCATGGAGGACCTGGAGGCGCGCCTGATCGAATTCCTCAGGGAGCACGGCGAGATTACCACCCCGCAGTTCAAGGACATGACGGACGCCTCCCGCAAATACACGATCCCGCTGATCGAATATTTCGACCGCACGCAGGTGACCGTCAGGGTCGGGGACAGCCGGGTGCTGAGAAAGAGATGA
- a CDS encoding conserved hypothetical protein (Evidence 4 : Unknown function but conserved in other organisms) — protein sequence MSGRNGMEGAAAGSLREALGLREKELVAVVGGGGKTSLMLALAGELQASGGRVVVSTTTKVWQKEARLLPESVTAGGEGWESALVQGLERHGAVFLGKGLLPSGKVDGIAPEEADALIRRPEVDYLIVEADGAAGRPLKAPADHEPVIPGRASLVVAVMGLEALGKPFSDEWVFRAERFAALTGMQASEIITAPRLARVFLAGAGLFKGSPPGARRVVFLNKLDLLGSEAEALALCRAILEGSGGGIERVVVGAVRQKTFNVFIGKKDDQHLRQG from the coding sequence ATGAGCGGGCGGAACGGGATGGAAGGCGCGGCGGCGGGCAGTCTCCGGGAGGCCCTGGGTTTGAGGGAAAAGGAGCTCGTGGCCGTTGTGGGGGGCGGGGGCAAGACCAGCCTCATGCTGGCCCTTGCCGGGGAACTGCAGGCGTCGGGCGGCCGGGTGGTGGTCAGTACCACCACCAAGGTCTGGCAGAAGGAGGCCCGGCTGCTTCCGGAATCGGTGACGGCGGGGGGCGAGGGCTGGGAGTCCGCCCTCGTGCAGGGCCTCGAACGGCACGGGGCCGTTTTCCTGGGCAAAGGGCTTCTCCCTTCGGGGAAGGTGGACGGGATCGCCCCCGAGGAGGCGGACGCCCTTATCCGGCGCCCGGAGGTGGATTATCTGATCGTCGAGGCGGACGGCGCGGCCGGCCGGCCGCTCAAGGCCCCGGCGGACCACGAGCCGGTGATCCCCGGCAGGGCTTCGCTCGTCGTGGCGGTGATGGGGCTCGAGGCCCTCGGGAAGCCGTTCAGCGACGAATGGGTCTTCCGGGCCGAACGGTTCGCCGCCTTGACCGGCATGCAGGCGTCGGAGATCATCACGGCGCCACGGCTCGCGCGGGTGTTTCTGGCCGGGGCCGGCCTATTCAAGGGCAGCCCGCCGGGGGCGAGACGGGTCGTGTTCCTGAACAAGCTCGATCTCCTCGGTTCGGAGGCGGAGGCGCTTGCGCTTTGCCGCGCGATCCTGGAAGGGTCGGGCGGGGGGATCGAGCGGGTGGTCGTGGGCGCCGTCAGACAGAAAACATTCAACGTCTTTATCGGGAAGAAGGATGATCAACATCTACGGCAAGGTTAG
- a CDS encoding XshC-Cox1-family protein has protein sequence MINIYGKVRELAREGRSAVMGTIIRQAGPAPRGLGAKFLVMEDGSIFGTIGGGALEGQAMAEAPKVLAGGRPETLEFDLTGVDVAETDMLCGGEVAVFLEPVSPRDDAHAALAGRVVKALQRGGSGGLLVTVLNPERWAADQAPKFFMAGDGTRTGYEAEDRALGAALEPRLGAILAKPQPVLLTAADDSGALLDLFVEPVVGRTVLYVFGGGHVSQQIVPFAARVDFPVVVIDDREEFANPRVFPDAQETLAMEFPGLMERLPIDEAAYLVIVTRGHMHDKTVLEQALRTNARYIGMIGSRRKRDIIYRKLLEEGFTEEDLARVHAPIGLDIGAETPAEIAVSIVAELIVARAGGSSKTGGGIAVEGGVKGGRTS, from the coding sequence ATGATCAACATCTACGGCAAGGTTAGGGAACTCGCCCGCGAGGGGCGTTCGGCGGTCATGGGCACCATCATCCGACAGGCCGGGCCGGCCCCCCGGGGGCTGGGCGCCAAGTTCCTGGTCATGGAGGACGGCTCCATCTTCGGGACCATCGGCGGCGGCGCGCTCGAAGGGCAGGCGATGGCCGAGGCGCCGAAGGTCCTCGCAGGCGGACGGCCCGAAACCCTCGAGTTCGACCTGACGGGGGTGGACGTCGCGGAGACGGACATGCTCTGCGGGGGCGAGGTGGCGGTTTTTCTGGAGCCGGTTTCCCCGCGCGACGATGCCCATGCGGCGCTTGCCGGCCGGGTCGTCAAGGCCCTCCAGCGGGGCGGGAGCGGCGGGCTGCTGGTAACCGTCCTCAACCCGGAAAGATGGGCGGCGGACCAGGCCCCCAAGTTTTTCATGGCGGGGGACGGGACCCGGACAGGCTACGAGGCCGAAGACCGCGCCCTCGGGGCGGCGCTGGAGCCCCGGCTGGGGGCGATCCTCGCGAAGCCTCAGCCGGTGCTTCTCACGGCGGCCGATGATTCGGGGGCGCTGTTGGACCTTTTCGTGGAGCCGGTCGTAGGCCGCACCGTCCTCTATGTCTTCGGCGGGGGGCACGTCTCGCAGCAGATCGTGCCGTTCGCCGCACGGGTGGATTTTCCGGTGGTGGTCATCGACGACCGGGAGGAGTTCGCCAACCCGCGGGTCTTCCCGGATGCCCAGGAGACCCTGGCGATGGAGTTCCCGGGCCTGATGGAGAGGCTCCCCATCGACGAGGCCGCCTACCTGGTGATCGTCACGCGCGGGCACATGCACGACAAGACCGTCCTGGAGCAGGCCCTCCGGACCAATGCCCGCTACATCGGGATGATCGGCAGCCGGCGCAAGCGCGACATCATCTACCGGAAGCTCCTGGAAGAGGGCTTCACGGAAGAGGACCTGGCGCGCGTGCACGCGCCGATCGGGTTGGACATCGGGGCCGAGACCCCGGCCGAGATCGCGGTCAGCATCGTGGCCGAACTGATCGTGGCCCGCGCGGGGGGGTCGTCGAAGACGGGCGGCGGGATCGCCGTCGAAGGAGGGGTGAAGGGTGGAAGAACATCGTGA
- a CDS encoding conserved hypothetical protein (Evidence 4 : Unknown function but conserved in other organisms): protein MEEHRDWLMERWAEKAVASLKKHDFDAVFVQTAAEARELILAMVEPYDSFGFGGSDTVRALGLVEALREKGKAVYDHWQAGLSKEADLEIRLQQGRSDCFLCSANAVSLTGEVVNVDGIGNRTAAMSFGPRKVIVAAGVNKLTPDLPSALRRVKEVAAPMRARSLGMKTPCAETGICSDCSAPQRICRITTILERRPLLTEMTIILIGRSMGF from the coding sequence GTGGAAGAACATCGTGACTGGTTGATGGAGCGCTGGGCCGAAAAGGCGGTCGCCAGCCTGAAAAAACACGACTTCGACGCCGTGTTCGTCCAGACCGCGGCCGAGGCGCGGGAGCTGATCCTCGCGATGGTCGAACCCTATGACAGCTTCGGCTTCGGGGGCTCCGATACGGTCCGGGCCCTGGGGCTTGTCGAGGCGCTGCGGGAAAAGGGGAAGGCGGTCTATGACCACTGGCAGGCGGGGCTTTCGAAGGAGGCCGATCTGGAGATCCGCCTGCAGCAAGGCCGTTCGGACTGTTTCCTCTGCAGCGCCAACGCCGTTTCCCTGACCGGGGAGGTCGTGAACGTGGACGGGATCGGCAACCGGACCGCCGCCATGTCGTTCGGGCCGCGCAAGGTCATCGTGGCAGCTGGCGTCAACAAGCTGACGCCCGATCTGCCCTCCGCCCTCCGGCGCGTGAAGGAGGTGGCCGCCCCCATGCGCGCCCGAAGCCTCGGCATGAAAACGCCCTGTGCGGAGACCGGCATCTGCTCGGACTGCAGCGCCCCGCAGCGGATCTGCCGGATTACGACGATCCTCGAGCGGCGCCCGCTCCTGACCGAAATGACCATCATCCTGATCGGCCGATCCATGGGGTTCTGA
- a CDS encoding conserved hypothetical protein (Evidence 4 : Unknown function but conserved in other organisms): protein MEKNRHRFSESYDGLLGFGFDRDVDASTLTYFLQRFAQDDLMALIRRRISQEDIHALADLVMQIMKKYLSEPEYHRYFLRDEEEPPADSSPKTSR, encoded by the coding sequence ATGGAAAAAAACCGCCACCGATTTTCGGAAAGCTACGACGGGCTCCTGGGCTTCGGCTTCGACCGGGACGTGGACGCCTCGACCCTGACCTATTTCCTGCAGCGCTTCGCCCAGGACGATCTGATGGCGCTCATCCGCCGCCGCATATCTCAGGAGGACATCCACGCCCTCGCGGACCTCGTCATGCAGATTATGAAGAAATACCTGAGCGAGCCCGAGTACCACCGCTATTTTCTGCGGGACGAGGAGGAGCCCCCCGCCGATTCCTCCCCGAAGACCTCGCGGTAG
- the ymdB gene encoding conserved hypothetical protein (Evidence 4 : Unknown function but conserved in other organisms), whose translation MEKKIRIVEGDITRQAVDAIVNAANTSLLGGGGVDGAIHRAAGPELLQECRQLGGCPTGEAKATKGYKLPAKWVIHTVGPIWRGGTRNEDALLASCYRNSFKVARELGARSIAFPSISTGAYGFPLERATRIALREAREALAADGRIEEVVFVCFGREALETYQAVYREVFGEESAGGSSSSRRK comes from the coding sequence ATGGAGAAGAAGATACGTATCGTGGAAGGGGACATCACCAGGCAGGCGGTCGACGCGATCGTCAATGCCGCCAACACCTCCCTCCTCGGCGGGGGCGGCGTGGACGGCGCCATTCATCGGGCGGCAGGCCCGGAGCTGCTTCAGGAATGCAGGCAGCTCGGCGGGTGTCCCACCGGGGAAGCCAAGGCCACCAAGGGCTATAAGCTCCCGGCCAAATGGGTCATTCACACAGTCGGCCCGATCTGGAGGGGGGGCACCCGGAACGAGGACGCCCTGCTGGCCTCCTGCTACCGGAACAGCTTCAAGGTGGCCCGGGAGCTGGGCGCCCGCTCGATCGCCTTTCCCTCCATCAGCACCGGGGCATACGGGTTTCCGCTCGAACGCGCCACCCGCATCGCGCTCCGCGAGGCGAGGGAAGCCCTCGCCGCTGACGGCCGGATCGAAGAGGTGGTGTTCGTCTGCTTTGGGAGGGAGGCCCTCGAGACCTATCAGGCGGTCTACCGCGAGGTCTTCGGGGAGGAATCGGCGGGGGGCTCCTCCTCGTCCCGCAGAAAATAG
- a CDS encoding putative Lipase (Evidence 3 : Putative function from multiple computational evidences), producing the protein MKTTYPIVLAHGICPFDRLLNPFVPSNGPHEERFQYFHHIPGALRAHGYEVFYARVAWAASCDRRAHDLFEQIRLFTRDFKRRPRVHLIAHSMGGLDARNMIHLYRLEDRVASLTTIGTPHLGTSLADWGTRRLGWVLSAGSAFGLDLSGFHDLTRAACARMNRRLAAFEEQCGVRYQTVAGARPYELIRPIFKPSFRLIQREEGENDGLVALRSAVWNPRYLFRRIDADHLNMIGWWGRRDAFRGLNRNTFRENMNRLYLDIADGLGD; encoded by the coding sequence ATGAAAACCACCTATCCCATCGTACTAGCCCATGGCATCTGCCCCTTCGACCGCCTTCTGAACCCCTTCGTCCCGTCGAACGGACCTCATGAGGAGCGGTTCCAGTATTTCCACCACATCCCCGGCGCACTCCGGGCTCACGGCTACGAGGTCTTCTACGCGCGCGTCGCCTGGGCCGCCTCGTGCGACCGGCGTGCGCACGATCTCTTCGAGCAGATCCGGCTCTTCACCCGGGATTTCAAACGCCGCCCGAGGGTCCACCTCATCGCCCACAGCATGGGCGGGCTGGATGCCCGCAACATGATTCACCTCTACCGGCTCGAAGACCGCGTCGCATCCCTGACAACCATCGGAACGCCTCATCTGGGCACTTCCCTCGCAGACTGGGGGACGCGGCGCCTCGGCTGGGTCCTTTCCGCCGGCAGCGCCTTCGGGCTCGACCTCAGCGGGTTCCACGACCTCACCCGCGCGGCGTGCGCCCGCATGAACCGCCGTCTGGCCGCCTTCGAGGAGCAGTGCGGCGTCCGTTATCAAACGGTTGCCGGCGCCCGCCCCTATGAACTGATCCGGCCGATCTTCAAACCATCTTTTCGCCTGATCCAGCGGGAGGAGGGGGAAAACGACGGCCTGGTGGCGCTCCGGTCCGCCGTCTGGAACCCGCGCTACCTCTTCCGCCGGATCGATGCCGACCACCTGAACATGATCGGGTGGTGGGGCCGGCGGGACGCCTTTCGCGGGCTGAACCGGAACACCTTCAGGGAAAACATGAACCGGCTGTATCTGGACATCGCCGACGGCCTCGGCGATTGA
- a CDS encoding Cytochrome b/b6 family protein, giving the protein MQASLCRRLLLDDEAPLELKRALLSLSPVLPRLGLASLALCLASGAVLSIQYRPMGDVFRTVEAITSGMPYGAFLRQMHHASGQIFVILMLLHTADYFLRRRYAAYPFQTWCRLVASLLLCFLTLFTGFILKGDLEGIFAGRIMANCLNEVPLLGPSLSRLIMAEGEAFFYLPFLYHSFFLPILLCTLIRDHVRDWFPDRVYLGAALLGLAAYALWIPPGPAVPPDAVVERIHGPWFFYGIQYLLRHLPAFWAGVFLPALWIAALLFLPLLRPPWSRLVRTAVMAAVPVYIVLSLLNLA; this is encoded by the coding sequence ATGCAGGCCTCGTTGTGCAGACGTCTGCTCCTCGACGATGAGGCCCCCTTGGAACTGAAGCGCGCGTTGCTGTCACTCTCCCCCGTTCTTCCCCGCCTCGGGCTGGCATCCCTAGCCCTCTGCCTGGCCTCGGGGGCCGTCCTTTCGATCCAGTACCGCCCCATGGGAGACGTCTTCAGGACGGTCGAGGCGATCACCTCAGGAATGCCCTACGGGGCCTTCCTGCGCCAGATGCATCATGCCTCCGGGCAGATCTTCGTCATCCTGATGCTGCTCCACACGGCGGATTATTTCCTCCGCAGGCGCTACGCGGCCTATCCCTTCCAGACCTGGTGCCGTCTGGTCGCCTCTCTCCTGCTCTGCTTCCTGACCCTTTTTACCGGATTCATCCTCAAAGGCGATCTGGAGGGGATCTTCGCGGGACGGATCATGGCGAACTGCCTGAACGAAGTACCGCTCCTGGGGCCGTCCCTCTCCCGCTTGATAATGGCGGAAGGGGAAGCCTTTTTCTACCTCCCCTTTCTGTACCATTCCTTCTTCCTTCCGATTCTCCTCTGCACCCTGATCCGCGACCACGTGAGGGACTGGTTTCCCGACCGGGTCTATCTCGGTGCAGCCCTGCTGGGACTGGCGGCCTACGCCCTGTGGATCCCGCCGGGCCCCGCCGTCCCGCCGGACGCAGTCGTCGAGCGCATCCACGGGCCGTGGTTCTTCTACGGCATCCAGTATCTTCTGAGACACCTTCCCGCCTTCTGGGCCGGGGTCTTCCTCCCCGCCCTCTGGATCGCAGCCCTCCTGTTCCTGCCCCTCCTCCGGCCACCCTGGTCGCGTCTCGTGCGGACCGCCGTCATGGCGGCGGTTCCCGTGTACATCGTCCTGAGCCTTCTGAATCTCGCCTGA
- a CDS encoding Rieske (2Fe-2S) domain protein, translating into MNRRNFLKEAAAIFTRIGLALAVGYPAFAFVLHSSRRTIQVIFSHQERRGRVSFKNNVFLLQEEQSARAVSARCTHLGCTVQHDPVSNRFVCPCHGSAFDAEGRRIKGPAEKDLETLPVALSKEGDLTVSYVL; encoded by the coding sequence TTGAACAGACGGAATTTCCTCAAAGAAGCAGCTGCAATCTTCACCCGAATCGGCCTGGCGCTGGCGGTCGGCTATCCCGCGTTCGCCTTCGTCCTCCATTCAAGCCGCCGCACGATTCAAGTGATCTTCTCCCATCAGGAGCGCCGGGGCCGGGTATCCTTCAAAAACAACGTCTTCCTGCTGCAGGAGGAACAAAGCGCCAGAGCGGTCTCAGCCCGGTGCACCCACCTCGGATGCACCGTGCAGCACGACCCGGTCTCGAACCGCTTCGTCTGCCCCTGCCACGGGAGCGCCTTCGACGCCGAAGGGCGCCGGATCAAGGGGCCCGCCGAGAAAGACCTCGAGACCCTGCCGGTCGCCCTCTCCAAGGAGGGAGACCTCACGGTTTCCTATGTCCTGTAA
- a CDS encoding putative Histidine kinase (Evidence 3 : Putative function from multiple computational evidences; Product type e : enzyme): protein MDATRFLEPILDKIHDAELRSEIEAGIVRHICELQRSNQEMRSKIAEQQHSLAALEANEQKFRNIFEGVSDLLFFHDLDGRISDVNPAWKKVCGYDRHQLCGMNIQAFMPKDVAPKFTEYLASVKQKGAAVGLFRIKDKAGLEHILEYKTSLARDAAEVPIGMKGSARDITDELAAKAALKESERRLSALLDAITETAVLFDCNGILLAANDVACRRVGRPLQELKGKRISDFFSPEVAARRWNTAKKVIETGSPVREEDQRGGRIFDSHWFPIPGADGSVKQIAVFATDITDARHAENERIRGEKLESLRMMAAGIAHDFNNLLTGVLGFLELASMSGGGGSNLSEHLDRAKVNCLRAVQLTQRFLNLSKDAAPRKQRGALEPIIRDYSSLVLAGSQALCRIDVDQDLWPVAFDEVQIADVLTAVLTNAKEAMSGGGTIEIAVRNTPLGPKRAPASHYDPHAPYVAIQIRDEGVGIPPEHLPKLFDPYFSTKSRGTQKGMGLGLATSYAVIRNHGGFIDVQSVVGLGTTVAIYLPAAVETPQEAAPHIQSPRVAEEALPREPAATSGQGRILVMDDEEMILDVLEQMLTLAGYQPVTAGNGEEALLLFKQARTDGEPFDAVLLDLTVRGGMGGKETLEALLKIDPGIKAIVSSGYVEDPVVKHYQDFGFSAAAAKPYDLKNLERTLADILAQPSKQGTNPANP, encoded by the coding sequence ATGGACGCGACACGCTTTCTGGAACCCATCCTCGACAAGATCCATGACGCTGAACTTCGATCGGAGATCGAGGCCGGCATCGTCCGCCACATCTGTGAACTGCAGCGCAGCAACCAGGAGATGCGATCGAAGATCGCGGAGCAACAGCACAGCCTGGCCGCCCTCGAGGCCAACGAGCAGAAGTTCCGCAACATCTTCGAAGGCGTCTCCGATCTCCTCTTCTTTCATGATCTGGACGGTCGCATCTCCGATGTAAACCCGGCCTGGAAAAAGGTCTGCGGGTACGATCGACATCAATTGTGCGGCATGAACATCCAGGCCTTCATGCCCAAAGATGTCGCCCCCAAATTTACCGAATACCTTGCGAGCGTCAAGCAGAAAGGGGCTGCGGTCGGGCTTTTTCGGATCAAGGACAAAGCCGGTCTCGAGCATATCCTCGAATACAAGACGTCTCTTGCGCGCGATGCCGCCGAGGTCCCGATCGGGATGAAGGGCTCCGCAAGGGACATCACCGATGAACTCGCGGCCAAGGCCGCCCTGAAAGAAAGCGAGCGGCGGCTTTCTGCGTTGCTGGACGCGATCACCGAGACCGCAGTCCTCTTCGATTGCAACGGAATCCTCCTCGCCGCCAACGACGTCGCCTGCAGGCGGGTCGGCAGGCCCCTGCAGGAGTTGAAAGGCAAGCGTATCTCCGATTTCTTTTCTCCGGAGGTGGCCGCCCGGCGTTGGAACACCGCAAAAAAGGTCATTGAAACGGGATCACCGGTCAGAGAAGAGGATCAACGCGGCGGCCGGATCTTCGACAGCCACTGGTTCCCCATCCCGGGGGCCGATGGGTCGGTCAAACAAATCGCCGTTTTCGCAACGGACATTACCGACGCGCGGCACGCGGAGAATGAGCGGATCCGCGGTGAGAAGCTGGAGTCGCTCAGGATGATGGCGGCCGGCATCGCGCATGATTTCAACAACCTGCTCACCGGCGTCCTTGGATTTCTCGAACTCGCCTCGATGAGTGGAGGCGGCGGGTCCAATCTTTCGGAACACCTCGACAGGGCAAAGGTGAACTGCCTGCGCGCCGTTCAGCTGACTCAACGCTTTCTCAACCTTTCGAAAGACGCCGCGCCCCGTAAACAGCGGGGGGCATTGGAGCCCATCATACGGGACTACAGCTCGCTGGTGCTCGCCGGGTCTCAGGCGCTCTGCCGGATCGATGTGGATCAGGATCTCTGGCCGGTCGCTTTCGACGAGGTGCAGATCGCCGATGTGTTGACCGCCGTCCTGACCAATGCCAAAGAAGCCATGTCCGGCGGAGGCACCATCGAGATCGCCGTCCGGAATACACCGCTCGGTCCGAAAAGGGCCCCGGCCTCCCACTACGACCCCCACGCTCCATACGTGGCGATCCAAATTCGGGACGAAGGGGTCGGGATTCCGCCGGAGCACCTCCCAAAACTCTTCGATCCCTATTTTTCGACCAAATCCCGTGGAACCCAGAAGGGAATGGGGCTTGGCCTGGCCACATCCTACGCAGTCATCCGCAATCACGGCGGCTTCATCGACGTCCAGTCCGTCGTCGGTCTCGGGACGACCGTTGCGATCTATCTGCCTGCGGCCGTCGAAACTCCTCAGGAGGCGGCGCCGCACATCCAATCCCCCCGTGTGGCGGAAGAGGCGCTCCCTCGCGAACCGGCCGCAACATCCGGCCAAGGTAGAATCCTCGTCATGGATGATGAAGAAATGATCCTGGATGTGTTGGAACAGATGCTTACGCTGGCCGGCTATCAGCCGGTGACCGCCGGAAACGGAGAGGAGGCTCTCCTGCTCTTTAAACAGGCGAGGACCGACGGCGAACCCTTCGATGCCGTATTGCTGGATCTGACCGTCCGGGGCGGGATGGGGGGGAAGGAGACCCTGGAGGCGCTCTTGAAGATCGATCCCGGGATCAAGGCCATCGTCTCGAGCGGATATGTGGAAGACCCCGTCGTGAAGCATTATCAGGATTTCGGATTCTCCGCCGCCGCAGCGAAGCCCTATGACCTCAAGAACCTGGAGCGGACCCTCGCGGACATCCTGGCCCAGCCCTCCAAACAGGGGACGAACCCCGCAAATCCCTGA
- a CDS encoding hypothetical protein (Evidence 5 : Unknown function), translating into METKFYREIISAWIPDRKGSEAGFDPVSAAAIPPLRGRALTVSDIRNPDQFFADTKANLF; encoded by the coding sequence TTGGAAACCAAGTTCTACCGCGAAATCATTTCCGCATGGATACCAGATAGGAAGGGTTCAGAGGCCGGATTCGATCCTGTGTCGGCTGCGGCAATTCCACCGCTCCGAGGCCGGGCGCTGACCGTGTCGGACATCCGCAATCCGGATCAATTCTTTGCTGACACAAAGGCGAATTTGTTCTAG